Proteins from one Cicer arietinum cultivar CDC Frontier isolate Library 1 chromosome 3, Cicar.CDCFrontier_v2.0, whole genome shotgun sequence genomic window:
- the LOC101504153 gene encoding uncharacterized protein, with product MLEGKAVVRETDMPEVMQNYVMELAHQALDAHEVSDCQSIAHFIKQKLDETYGPAWNCVVGNDFGSCITHLCGSFIFFRVEMMEFLIFKDGKDFTERKEEAIGVLQKAGNEDS from the exons ATGTTGGAAGGAAAAGCTGTAGTGCGAGAGACAGACATGCCAGAGGTGATGCAGAACTATGTCATGGAGTTAGCTCATCAAGCTCTTGATGCACATGAAGTTTCTGATTGTCAGAGCATTGCTCATTTCATCAAACAG AAACTTGATGAAACATATGGACCTGCATGGAACTGTGTGGTGGGAAATGACTTTGGATCTTGCATTACACATTTATGTGGAAGTTTCATATTCTTTCGAGTTGAGATGATGGAATTTCTTATCTTCAAAGATGGGAAGGACTTCACAGAAAGGAAGGAAGAAGCTATTGGAGTTCTGCAAAAAGCAGGAAACGAAGATTCATAA